A region of Ferruginibacter albus DNA encodes the following proteins:
- a CDS encoding T9SS type A sorting domain-containing protein, which translates to MKKFLLLLLLTWWLNGKAQFGISSSAIFLTVNGNSAFYNTQITGGSIGKISFGNNLGVFGTNTGNLKIAGAAITTFKNTAGNVCGGNLYYAVYPKNKRPVNPDFSIVPIAFFSSSGNNQKWQNFDNAIDLTNYALGNYTLEIYYSASANSSSGNCALQQMDNATGNNYTADFAIAQPLAITLTSFYGSDYSKGMQVRWSAQNDVDAVSYEIQKSDNGLNFSTIGTVSSKQSNGAVAYTFNDLQPMIGTNFYRIKINNNNGTVSLSHVIRLYFGTIGNSILIYPNPVGSVLTLRLAAVTKGNYRLSILSNIGQQITTQELMHDGVDKTLRINLPLIMPKGLYRVFLIDETHFYKQAFYVN; encoded by the coding sequence ATGAAAAAATTTCTACTCCTCTTATTATTAACCTGGTGGCTTAATGGTAAAGCTCAATTTGGGATCTCCTCTTCGGCCATTTTCCTTACAGTAAACGGGAACTCCGCATTTTACAATACACAAATTACAGGTGGTTCTATCGGTAAAATATCATTTGGCAATAATTTAGGTGTTTTTGGCACCAACACCGGCAACCTGAAAATTGCAGGTGCAGCCATCACTACTTTTAAAAATACCGCAGGCAATGTATGTGGGGGTAATTTGTATTACGCAGTTTACCCTAAGAATAAACGGCCAGTCAATCCTGATTTTTCGATCGTTCCTATTGCATTTTTTTCGTCCTCAGGCAATAATCAAAAATGGCAGAATTTTGATAACGCTATTGACCTTACCAACTATGCCTTAGGTAACTATACTTTGGAAATATATTATTCAGCTTCGGCAAATTCTTCTTCCGGCAATTGCGCCCTACAGCAAATGGACAATGCCACAGGCAATAATTACACTGCCGACTTTGCTATTGCGCAACCGCTGGCCATTACACTCACCAGCTTTTATGGTTCAGATTACAGTAAGGGGATGCAGGTAAGGTGGAGCGCACAAAACGATGTAGATGCCGTTAGTTACGAAATTCAAAAATCGGATAACGGATTAAATTTTAGTACCATCGGCACCGTTAGTTCAAAACAATCCAACGGAGCCGTAGCCTATACCTTCAATGACCTGCAACCCATGATAGGGACCAATTTTTATCGGATCAAAATAAATAATAACAACGGCACTGTTTCACTATCGCATGTGATCAGGCTTTATTTTGGAACTATCGGAAATTCTATTTTAATTTACCCAAATCCCGTTGGCAGCGTACTTACTTTGCGTTTGGCAGCTGTTACCAAGGGCAATTACCGTTTAAGCATTCTTTCCAATATAGGGCAACAAATTACTACACAAGAGCTGATGCATGATGGAGTAGATAAAACTTTGCGTATCAATCTTCCGCTGATAATGCCAAAAGGATTGTACCGTGTATTCCTTATAGACGAAACACATTTTTACAAGCAAGCCTTCTATGTAAATTAA
- the gldF gene encoding gliding motility-associated ABC transporter permease subunit GldF translates to MFSICKKELHQFFSNLTGYIAITLFLLVNGLFLFILKDSNIFDFGYATLDKFFELAPWILLFLVPAITMRTLADEFKTGTFEILQTRPLTQWQIVVGKYLSVLIVLVFVIIPTFIYILTIKKLSAGGGIDSGGISGSYIGLFLLAGVFAAIGIGCSSFTNNAVVSFLLSAFSCLLLYFGFNAISKLPVFAGGADYYIEMLGIDFHYRSISRGVLDSRDIIYFLSIILLFLLITVKNLRKR, encoded by the coding sequence ATGTTCAGCATCTGCAAAAAAGAGCTTCATCAATTTTTTAGTAACCTCACGGGATATATTGCTATTACTTTATTTCTATTGGTAAACGGCTTGTTTCTTTTTATCTTAAAAGACAGCAATATTTTTGATTTTGGTTACGCTACGCTGGATAAATTTTTTGAACTGGCTCCGTGGATCCTGCTCTTCTTAGTTCCCGCCATTACCATGCGTACATTGGCAGACGAATTTAAAACAGGTACGTTCGAAATTTTACAAACCCGTCCGCTTACACAATGGCAAATTGTTGTGGGTAAATATCTTTCTGTACTGATAGTGTTGGTGTTTGTAATTATTCCAACGTTTATTTATATACTTACTATTAAAAAATTAAGCGCCGGTGGCGGTATAGACAGTGGCGGCATTAGCGGAAGTTATATTGGCTTGTTTTTATTAGCGGGTGTTTTTGCAGCTATCGGTATAGGTTGCAGCAGCTTTACCAACAATGCGGTGGTGTCGTTTTTATTAAGTGCGTTTAGCTGCTTGTTATTGTACTTCGGATTTAATGCGATCAGTAAACTACCTGTATTTGCAGGTGGTGCAGATTATTATATTGAAATGTTGGGCATCGATTTTCACTATCGCAGCATTAGCAGGGGAGTATTGGATAGCAGGGATATTATTTATTTTCTCAGTATTATTCTCTTATTTCTTTTAATTACCGTGAAAAATCTGCGCAAGCGTTAA
- the gldG gene encoding gliding motility-associated ABC transporter substrate-binding protein GldG gives MKSIFKKILNSKVGIPLVIIVLIGINFLSAKYHGRIDLTNEKRFTLSSSTKKLLKNLDSTVDITVLLTGDIKSEFKKLSNSTKELLENFKEYGGNKIQFRFELPAEGMGDSAKAGVFDSLVNMGLRPTNQQVQVKEGEGEGKNQRQIFPAALVQYGGHTIGIDLLQGQVQKNVFNSDDILDKQALNSAEALLEYKFANAIQKITAKEVPVVAYAYGNGEPEYGFPYVQDVFETLSKNFIVDTVNVHTQPFIPQEYAAVVVVKPMSSFSDEDKFKLDQYVMHGGKLLFFIDALYAERDSLQNGNLTAYSRDLNLNDLLFRYGVRINPDLLVDKHCDQVPVEVGSIGGQTQKQLLPWPYSPLLLPASQHPIVKNEADVLAQFANSIDTVETENVTKTILLSSSKNAYTLATPAIVDLNSLQTEENISKFNRKDIPVAVLLEGKFLSLYANRISQAQLDTLKAYNLTFERENTEPGKVIVVGDADIVMNNISEVVGPLPMGTNKYTKIQYANRDFFLNCVEYLADKNSILDARAKDYTLRLLDVQKVSEQRTLWQVINIAAPVLLVFLFAAIYQWWRRRRFTK, from the coding sequence ATGAAATCTATCTTTAAAAAAATATTGAACAGCAAGGTAGGAATACCATTGGTGATCATTGTGTTGATCGGTATTAATTTTTTATCGGCAAAATATCACGGCCGGATCGATCTTACGAATGAAAAAAGATTTACGCTTTCATCCTCCACAAAAAAGTTATTAAAGAATTTGGATAGCACTGTTGATATTACTGTTCTGCTAACAGGAGATATTAAATCTGAATTTAAAAAACTATCAAACAGCACGAAAGAACTGCTCGAAAATTTTAAAGAGTACGGCGGTAATAAAATTCAATTCAGGTTTGAATTACCTGCAGAAGGCATGGGTGATTCTGCCAAAGCAGGAGTGTTTGATTCATTAGTGAATATGGGATTACGGCCAACCAATCAGCAAGTGCAGGTGAAGGAAGGTGAAGGCGAAGGAAAAAATCAACGGCAAATATTTCCTGCTGCATTAGTGCAATATGGAGGGCATACTATCGGTATTGATCTGCTACAGGGGCAAGTGCAGAAAAACGTTTTTAATTCAGATGATATTTTAGATAAGCAGGCATTGAACAGTGCAGAAGCATTGTTGGAATATAAGTTTGCCAATGCCATTCAAAAGATCACAGCCAAAGAAGTTCCTGTTGTTGCGTATGCTTACGGTAACGGAGAACCTGAATATGGATTTCCTTATGTGCAGGATGTATTTGAAACGTTAAGTAAGAATTTTATTGTTGATACTGTTAATGTACATACACAGCCGTTTATTCCGCAGGAATATGCAGCAGTGGTGGTAGTAAAGCCAATGTCGAGCTTTAGTGATGAAGATAAATTTAAGTTGGATCAATATGTAATGCATGGTGGTAAATTATTGTTTTTTATTGATGCATTATATGCGGAAAGAGATAGCCTGCAAAACGGCAATTTAACTGCTTATTCAAGAGACTTGAATTTAAATGATCTGTTGTTTCGATATGGAGTAAGAATTAATCCTGATCTTTTAGTAGATAAACATTGTGACCAGGTACCTGTAGAAGTTGGTTCCATTGGCGGACAAACGCAAAAACAATTATTACCTTGGCCATATTCGCCTTTGTTATTACCTGCATCGCAACATCCTATTGTAAAAAACGAAGCAGATGTGTTGGCGCAATTTGCCAACTCAATTGATACGGTAGAAACAGAGAATGTTACTAAAACAATTCTACTCTCCTCATCTAAAAATGCCTATACATTGGCGACGCCTGCTATTGTAGATCTAAACAGTTTGCAAACAGAAGAGAATATCAGCAAGTTCAATAGAAAAGATATTCCTGTTGCAGTGTTATTGGAAGGGAAATTTTTATCACTGTATGCCAATCGTATAAGCCAGGCACAATTAGATACTTTAAAAGCATATAATTTAACTTTTGAAAGAGAGAACACAGAACCCGGTAAAGTTATTGTAGTAGGTGACGCGGATATTGTGATGAATAATATTTCAGAAGTGGTGGGACCATTACCAATGGGTACCAACAAGTACACAAAAATACAGTACGCCAACCGGGATTTCTTTTTGAATTGTGTAGAATATCTTGCAGATAAGAACAGCATTTTAGATGCAAGAGCCAAAGATTATACGTTACGTTTACTGGATGTGCAAAAGGTATCGGAACAGCGCACGCTTTGGCAGGTAATTAATATTGCAGCACCGGTATTATTGGTATTTTTGTTTGCAGCCATTTATCAATGGTGGCGCAGGCGCAGGTTCACTAAATAA
- a CDS encoding TerC/Alx family metal homeostasis membrane protein: protein MDKTLLTYIVFCGVIILALVFDLGLLSKKNTVVSLRAALLQTIFWVLLSLAFCGFVYIERGSSDAVSYISAYLLEWSLSIDNIFVFIIIFNFFSVKENNYSRVLLLGILMAVLFRIIFIALGSELVARFDWIMYIFGVFLLYTGIKMFSSNEEEEFNPEKNWAYRFMKKIMPTTDEEPNGKFIIKKDAKIFFTRLAMVVIMLGLIDIVFALDSIPAVFSVIPDPSKKLLIYSSNIFAVLGLRSMFFLLRNAADKFDYLQQGIAIVLVFIGVKMLIEKWVHMPVWVSLLVIVVCIGASIGYSVYHRRKTLSK, encoded by the coding sequence ATGGACAAAACGTTATTGACTTATATTGTTTTTTGTGGTGTCATTATTTTAGCGCTGGTGTTTGATCTGGGCTTATTGAGTAAAAAGAACACGGTTGTAAGTTTACGGGCTGCTTTGCTGCAAACTATTTTCTGGGTACTGCTTTCTCTTGCCTTTTGCGGTTTTGTTTATATAGAAAGAGGAAGTAGTGATGCCGTTTCATATATCTCTGCTTATTTATTGGAATGGTCGCTTTCTATTGATAATATTTTCGTCTTCATCATCATCTTTAATTTTTTCAGCGTTAAAGAGAATAATTATTCAAGAGTGTTGCTGCTGGGTATTTTAATGGCAGTATTATTCCGCATTATCTTTATTGCATTGGGTAGTGAACTGGTAGCACGATTTGATTGGATCATGTATATCTTCGGTGTTTTCCTTTTATACACGGGTATTAAAATGTTCAGCAGTAACGAAGAGGAAGAATTTAATCCTGAAAAGAACTGGGCGTATCGTTTTATGAAAAAAATAATGCCTACTACTGATGAAGAGCCGAACGGAAAATTTATTATAAAAAAAGATGCAAAAATTTTCTTCACAAGATTAGCGATGGTCGTAATAATGCTGGGATTGATAGACATTGTATTTGCATTGGATTCTATCCCTGCAGTGTTTTCTGTAATACCGGACCCTTCAAAAAAATTACTCATCTACTCCTCTAATATATTTGCCGTATTAGGTTTACGCAGTATGTTCTTTTTATTGCGCAATGCTGCCGATAAGTTCGATTATTTACAACAGGGCATTGCCATTGTATTGGTTTTCATCGGTGTAAAAATGCTGATAGAAAAGTGGGTGCACATGCCTGTTTGGGTATCGTTACTGGTGATCGTGGTTTGTATCGGCGCTTCTATCGGGTATTCTGTTTATCATCGACGTAAAACGTTAAGTAAATAG
- a CDS encoding YrhB domain-containing protein encodes MLTLLQAKELADKKLKEIEEISNIKLAFLENETIAFEYGWIFFYQSESYINSGDFNFMAGGNAPILVDKYNSNVIETGTSRETKYYIEQYCNAKQGIK; translated from the coding sequence ATGTTAACCCTCCTTCAAGCGAAAGAATTAGCTGATAAAAAGCTAAAGGAAATAGAAGAAATATCAAACATAAAACTAGCATTCCTTGAAAATGAAACCATAGCATTTGAATATGGTTGGATCTTCTTTTATCAATCAGAATCATACATTAATTCAGGAGATTTTAATTTTATGGCGGGCGGAAATGCTCCAATATTAGTTGATAAGTATAATTCAAATGTTATTGAGACAGGCACTTCACGAGAAACCAAATACTATATTGAGCAATACTGTAATGCTAAACAGGGGATTAAATAA
- a CDS encoding PAS domain-containing sensor histidine kinase — protein sequence MAPGKEMLNNYVFLSGSGEMGKLTRSKDWSSTSVGSPDAWPQSLKTTLSIILNSKFPMFLWWGPELLCFYNDAYRPSLGQNGKHPNILGMPAHQAWTEIWDIIKPLIDIVLDGGEVPLNEDMLVPIYRNGKIEDVYWTFSYSPVHDENGKVGGVLVTCSETTEKVNLVNRFRNAISQAPIGIAIFIGPNFITEIANKFYLEIIDRSEEEFINKPLFTSLPEVKTSVEGLLNTVLNTGIPYFGKEFPVTINRYGKSELVYFDFTYQPYREMDGAITGVMVIAMDVTDSVKAKHAIAESEKQFRNMVMQSPIPMTIFRGEDHVIEIANKVLFETIWRKKEEDVMGKPVLQVFPELKEQKYAELLNTVYKTGIIHNEVEALVYVKGDDGMRKFYLDFEYRPLYEQDGSISGIMITVNDVTEKVEARLKAEELDEQKDFFIGIASHELKTPVTTIKGYVQLLQSMYGEGQDILLKDSLITIDRQVGNLTKLVTDLLDLSKIKSNDLYILKDNFDISEMVQEIIENTQQINPAYSITFSRSVKVIVHGDRDRLGQVLINFLTNAIKYSPSSKIINVEIGLLGSNVVVSVQDSGIGINQKDQEKIFERFYRVEGKNEKTFPGFGIGLFIAAEIIKKHNGTIGVTSEINKGSTFYFLLPTISG from the coding sequence ATGGCTCCAGGTAAAGAAATGCTTAATAATTATGTTTTCCTTTCGGGTAGTGGCGAAATGGGTAAACTTACAAGATCTAAAGATTGGTCATCTACTTCTGTGGGATCACCCGATGCTTGGCCACAAAGCTTAAAAACAACTCTAAGTATCATACTAAATTCTAAGTTCCCGATGTTTCTTTGGTGGGGACCTGAATTGCTATGCTTTTACAATGATGCATATCGTCCAAGCTTAGGACAAAACGGTAAGCATCCTAATATCCTAGGTATGCCGGCGCACCAGGCTTGGACAGAAATATGGGACATTATAAAGCCTCTTATAGATATCGTATTAGACGGAGGCGAAGTGCCTTTGAATGAAGATATGCTGGTTCCCATTTATCGAAATGGAAAAATAGAAGACGTTTATTGGACATTTAGTTATAGCCCGGTACACGATGAAAATGGTAAAGTAGGCGGTGTATTGGTAACCTGTTCTGAAACAACTGAAAAAGTAAACCTGGTAAATCGTTTTAGAAACGCAATTAGCCAGGCACCAATCGGAATTGCCATCTTCATCGGCCCCAATTTTATTACAGAAATAGCCAATAAATTTTACCTGGAAATAATTGACAGAAGCGAAGAGGAATTTATAAACAAACCTTTATTTACTTCACTACCGGAAGTTAAAACATCTGTTGAAGGATTGCTTAATACTGTATTAAATACCGGTATACCCTATTTCGGAAAAGAATTTCCCGTTACAATAAATCGTTACGGTAAAAGTGAGCTGGTTTATTTTGATTTTACATATCAGCCATATAGAGAAATGGATGGTGCTATTACCGGGGTAATGGTAATTGCCATGGATGTAACAGATTCTGTAAAAGCAAAACATGCCATAGCAGAAAGCGAAAAGCAATTCCGCAATATGGTAATGCAATCCCCAATACCTATGACGATTTTCAGGGGAGAAGATCATGTTATTGAAATAGCCAACAAAGTATTATTTGAAACGATCTGGCGCAAGAAAGAAGAAGATGTAATGGGTAAGCCGGTATTGCAGGTCTTTCCTGAATTAAAAGAACAAAAATATGCGGAGCTGTTAAATACAGTTTATAAAACAGGAATAATACATAACGAGGTAGAAGCATTGGTGTATGTAAAGGGCGATGACGGCATGAGAAAATTCTACCTTGACTTTGAATACCGTCCGTTATATGAACAGGATGGTAGTATATCGGGCATTATGATTACAGTAAATGATGTAACGGAGAAAGTAGAGGCAAGGTTGAAGGCCGAAGAGCTGGATGAACAAAAAGATTTTTTCATAGGGATTGCGAGCCATGAGTTGAAAACACCTGTTACCACTATCAAAGGCTATGTTCAGTTATTGCAAAGTATGTATGGCGAGGGGCAGGATATTTTATTAAAAGACTCCTTGATAACAATAGACAGGCAGGTTGGGAATCTTACTAAGCTGGTCACGGACTTGTTAGATCTTTCAAAAATAAAAAGCAATGATCTCTATATATTAAAAGATAATTTTGATATAAGTGAAATGGTTCAGGAGATCATTGAAAATACTCAGCAAATAAACCCCGCTTATAGTATTACATTTTCAAGATCGGTGAAAGTCATAGTACATGGCGACAGAGACCGCTTAGGACAGGTATTGATAAATTTTCTTACAAATGCAATTAAATACTCTCCTTCTTCCAAAATTATAAATGTAGAAATTGGATTGCTTGGATCCAATGTTGTTGTTTCCGTACAGGATTCGGGAATCGGGATAAATCAGAAAGACCAGGAAAAAATATTCGAGCGTTTTTACAGGGTAGAAGGTAAAAATGAAAAAACCTTTCCCGGCTTTGGGATTGGCTTATTTATAGCCGCGGAAATTATAAAGAAACATAACGGCACTATTGGCGTTACCAGCGAGATCAATAAAGGATCTACTTTTTATTTTTTACTTCCAACGATAAGCGGATAA
- a CDS encoding TIM-barrel domain-containing protein codes for MNRRLLLLTAFILLFTTVFSQSKKITVNSGTWTLTQYASNIIKVSFLPKGYITNENISDAVIKKPQAAITIPYKVQRDGAFVGNEYFIKIAAPEKDNEFYSFAFRLHDSEKIFGGGERALPLNRRGYQFNLYNGPHYGYGEGADNLNYSVPFFTSSMGYGLFFDNPSKGYVDIGKTDANIFKAGFVSGELNVYVILGNDYKAILSSYYQLTGTQPLPPRWAFGNLMSRFGYTSEAQVKSIIDSMHQQDIPVDAVIFDLFWFGDSIKQTMGNLAWVNKDKWPNPTQMLKDFRKQNINPILITEPYVVKSSLNYDASKQYHAVDSAGNPFVLTDFYFGNGGLIDIFRKDARAWFWSKYKEQMNNGVEAWWGDLGEPERHPQQVYHNLKDLGFNRLFKADEVHNAYGNQWTKMLYEYYAKEYPAKRLFSLNRSGFAGTQRYGIFPWTGDVSRSWSGLRAQLPVLLGMSMSGVPYVHSDAGGFAGGEGDNELYVRWLQFAAFTPIFRPHGTDLGDIDKNSFSFPSEAALIAEPYRMYASFAINLRYSLLPYNYTLAYSQAKYGEPLMAPLYYYFPKDTTATTIADEFMWGKSILVAPVLHKGDAVRNIYLPEGKWYRFNDTGIVEGNKWTTESLSMDKIPVYAKEGSIIPMWASKNIIQSTHDYDSKKDIKIFYYPSQKKSSAILYDDDGTTKNVTGEVISFNAVTTGNKLSFTITTNKKSVYQKGLVRKFRISVPCSFAYPMNVSVNGVKLNEQSWIKTAYQFNQHTMFNSIEVQFKGDAVTMQAEIDVK; via the coding sequence ATGAACAGACGATTGCTTTTGCTTACTGCCTTTATTTTATTGTTTACTACTGTCTTTTCTCAATCTAAAAAGATAACCGTTAACTCCGGAACATGGACATTAACCCAGTATGCCTCCAACATTATTAAAGTAAGCTTTCTGCCTAAAGGATATATTACGAACGAAAACATAAGCGATGCTGTTATCAAAAAACCACAGGCAGCCATTACCATTCCTTATAAAGTGCAGAGAGATGGCGCTTTTGTAGGGAATGAATATTTCATTAAAATAGCTGCCCCTGAAAAGGATAATGAATTTTACAGCTTTGCCTTCAGGTTGCACGATTCAGAAAAAATATTCGGTGGGGGTGAACGTGCTTTGCCGCTGAACAGAAGAGGCTATCAATTTAATTTATACAATGGCCCGCATTATGGTTATGGTGAAGGTGCAGATAATTTGAATTACTCTGTTCCGTTCTTTACTTCATCGATGGGGTATGGTTTGTTCTTTGATAATCCATCAAAAGGATATGTAGATATAGGAAAGACAGATGCCAATATATTTAAAGCAGGATTTGTAAGTGGTGAATTAAATGTGTATGTGATATTGGGAAATGATTATAAAGCCATTCTTTCTTCCTATTATCAACTAACCGGTACACAACCGTTGCCGCCGCGTTGGGCTTTCGGTAATTTAATGAGTCGCTTTGGTTATACAAGTGAAGCGCAGGTAAAAAGTATTATCGATAGTATGCATCAGCAAGATATTCCTGTGGATGCCGTGATCTTCGACCTATTTTGGTTTGGAGATAGTATCAAGCAAACCATGGGCAATCTTGCCTGGGTTAATAAAGATAAATGGCCCAACCCAACACAAATGCTGAAAGATTTCAGGAAACAAAACATCAATCCTATATTAATTACAGAGCCGTATGTTGTAAAGTCGTCTTTAAATTATGATGCATCTAAACAATATCATGCGGTAGACAGTGCCGGCAATCCTTTTGTATTAACTGATTTTTATTTTGGCAATGGCGGCTTGATAGATATTTTCCGCAAAGATGCCCGTGCATGGTTCTGGAGCAAATACAAAGAGCAAATGAATAATGGCGTAGAAGCATGGTGGGGAGATTTGGGAGAACCTGAACGGCATCCGCAACAGGTATATCATAATTTAAAAGATCTTGGCTTTAACAGGTTATTTAAAGCAGATGAAGTGCATAACGCTTACGGCAATCAATGGACGAAAATGTTGTACGAGTATTATGCAAAAGAATATCCTGCCAAAAGATTGTTTAGCTTAAACCGCAGTGGCTTTGCGGGTACGCAACGTTATGGCATCTTTCCATGGACGGGTGATGTAAGCCGTAGCTGGAGCGGATTAAGAGCGCAACTACCGGTGCTCTTAGGCATGAGCATGAGCGGCGTTCCTTATGTGCACAGTGATGCCGGCGGTTTTGCAGGCGGCGAAGGCGATAATGAATTGTATGTTCGCTGGTTGCAGTTTGCTGCGTTCACACCGATCTTTCGCCCGCATGGTACAGACCTTGGAGATATAGATAAAAACTCTTTTAGTTTTCCAAGCGAAGCAGCGTTGATTGCAGAGCCTTACCGGATGTACGCTTCGTTTGCTATCAACCTGCGTTATTCATTGTTGCCATACAATTATACATTAGCGTACAGTCAGGCAAAATATGGCGAGCCGCTGATGGCACCTTTGTATTATTATTTCCCGAAAGACACGACAGCTACAACTATTGCAGATGAATTTATGTGGGGTAAAAGTATTTTAGTAGCGCCGGTATTGCATAAAGGTGATGCTGTAAGAAATATTTATTTGCCTGAAGGTAAATGGTATCGTTTTAATGATACAGGTATTGTAGAAGGTAATAAATGGACAACGGAATCTTTATCAATGGATAAAATTCCTGTATATGCAAAAGAAGGTAGTATTATTCCAATGTGGGCATCAAAAAATATAATTCAATCAACGCATGATTATGATTCCAAAAAAGACATCAAGATATTTTATTATCCTTCTCAAAAAAAATCATCAGCAATCTTATACGATGATGATGGCACAACAAAAAATGTAACAGGAGAAGTTATTTCTTTTAACGCTGTAACAACAGGAAATAAATTAAGCTTTACAATTACTACTAATAAAAAAAGTGTCTATCAAAAAGGGCTGGTACGAAAGTTCAGAATTAGTGTGCCCTGCAGCTTTGCATATCCTATGAATGTTTCTGTTAACGGAGTAAAATTGAATGAGCAATCCTGGATAAAAACTGCTTATCAATTCAATCAACATACCATGTTCAACTCTATTGAAGTGCAATTTAAAGGTGATGCAGTAACAATGCAGGCAGAAATAGATGTAAAATAA